The following nucleotide sequence is from Scheffersomyces stipitis CBS 6054 chromosome 4, complete sequence.
TGAATTGGCTAGAAAGTTGTTGGGCCCAAATAAGATTTTGGGGGTCACCTGCTCAAATCCCGAAGAGGTCGATGTTGTAGTCAAACAGAAAGTAGCCGACTACGTTGGCTTGGGGACCGTGTACAAGACTaacaccaagaagaatgtcAGTGATCCCGAAGGCACGGGACCCATCGGAATCAGAAAAATGCTTCGTGTTTTAGGAGACTACAACAAGGAAGCTGactacaagatcaagtgTGTGGCTATCGGCGGAATTAATCATTCCAATGCCGATAAAGTGTTGTACCAATGTCAAGTGACTGAGCAGAAGCTCGATGGTGTGGCCGTAGTTTCGTGTATAATGGCTTCAGCAGATGCTAGGAAGGCTACTTTAGACTTAGCAAAAATTATTGCTTCTGAGCCTGCCTTTTCCATTACTACTCGTTTATCTGAATCTAACCTTGATAGTTTTCTGAAGCGTCATGGCATTAAGACTTTGGGCCAAGTTCAACCATTGGTTCACCACATTACCAATAATGTAGTGAAGAACTTCAGTGCCAATGTGACCCTATCTATTGGGGCGTCTCCTATCATGTCTGAACTAGCTGAAGAATTCGACGAGCTTGTTGGCAATGCCAAACATATAGCTTTGGTTTTAAATCTAGGAACACCTTCTCTGGACATGATGTCAGTCTTTAAACAAGCAATTCAAGTATACAACAAATATGGCAAACATATTATATTTGATCCCGTCGCCTGTGGGGCTACCAAAGCTCGTCTAGAGTGTGCCAGAATCCTCTTGAACACTGGCCATGTCTCTGTTATCAAAGGAAATGTTGGTGAAATCATGTCTGTATGGAAGTTGACTACTTTCTACATTGCCAAATCTGTTGGAGAATCCAACACCATGAGGGGAGTTGACtccattttcaatcttctGGAACACATTTTGCTCGAAAGAGCTCGTCAAGTAGCCCTGGAGTTCAAGACAGTTGTTGTAGTCACCGGTAAAAAGAACTTCACGGTTTCTCCAACTGGTATAGTAAGATCATGTCTTGGAGGAAGTCCATTGATGGGCAAGATAACAGGTACTGGGTGTTCTTTAGGCAGCACTATTGCTGCATTCTTGGCAGCTGGAGCTGACGGTGAATTAGAACAAGACTCGACGTGTGTATTTGATGCTGCCACTATTGCAGTAGAGATGTATAACAGTGCAGGTAAGCAAGCGGCAGTCAGTGTCAGTACTCCAGGATCTTTCAGTACTAAATTTCTTGACCATCTAAGCAGGGGACAGGATCTTATCCCAACTTTGTTCTCTAGACCCTAAATGCACAATTGCATCTATGACTCCATACATATACTATTGTATTGCATATAGATAAGAATTTCGTTAATTATACATCGATGTCAGATCTTCTTTCTAATTATTATATCTACAAAGCTCCATCGTTATTATTCATATGACTCTCTAACTTTTTCATTATttcatcctcttcatcGAAAGTAGCTCCAtactttttgcaatcacCTGCATGCACCATGCGCGATTTAGCCGCATCACAAAAAATCAGATAAACAAAGCTAATAAATATCTTTATCAAGTAAAAATGGACTTCTTGCgctttttcttcaataataaaATTTTAGGCtaatttcttttcttcatttctttcagCATCTTTCACTGCTGTCTCCATAGTCTTACTGTACAAAGAATATGCCATGGTGCGGCCGGCCCCCAAGAAAAAGCCCGGGTCCAAGCCCAAACCTAACCGACCTTCTCCGGTTTCTAACATCACCAAAATTGGCTCTTTAAACAGATACGCAGACAAAGAGTATGCCAACGACCtccttcatcaagttgcCCGCTTGGTGGCTCCTATAATACATGAGAATAACTTCAAGGTAGGAACGTTGTGTGAAATGTTTCCAAAAGACGCGAATCTCCTCGGTTTGAATGTGAATCGAGGTCAGAAGATTTTAATCAGACTTCGCTACCACTCCAACGATAGACTGTTTTACCCCATGGGGGACATTATTGGCACCTTTTTACATGAGCTTACCCATAACCTCTACAGCGCACATGACGATAAGTTCTATAAGTTTCTTGACGGGTTGAAGAAACGTTTTGAGGACATACAATACGGTGGAGCCTCCACTACTTATCGCtgcgaagaagaaacattAGGAACAAAGTACAACGCTTTTGGTGGATATATGTCTGAACGTGAAAAACGTATACGTGCGTTGTCGAAACCCAAGTATAAGACTGAACTGCGCAAGTTGGGCACTTCCGGCGGTGGAATCTCTAAGGTGGTGGCTGATCCAAGACAATTGCGGCAGATGATTCTTGCTGCTGCAGAAAGACGTATGAAAGACAATAAGTGGTGTAACCATAACTCTGATATCACGGAAATAGAGCCTAcaaatgaagaacttgatattattgaaattgaagacgaagaggcAGATAACAACACTACTCAAAAAAACTTTCCAGAAAAGTACAAAGAGGTGATAGACTTGACAAGTGAAGAGTATGGAGAAAGTCGGACTTCTAATGACGAAATAATTGTAGTGGATGCTTGTGATAATAGTAATAAAGACAGAAAAGCACCAGAGATTGTATCTCCGCTTCAACCAAAGGCCATGCTCGACATCCCCAAGTCGATTCTACGGCGTCCTTCGACTTCTCCCGAGt
It contains:
- a CDS encoding weak suppressor of smt3; the encoded protein is MVRPAPKKKPGSKPKPNRPSPVSNITKIGSLNRYADKEYANDLLHQVARLVAPIIHENNFKVGTLCEMFPKDANLLGLNVNRGQKILIRLRYHSNDRSFYPMGDIIGTFLHELTHNLYSAHDDKFYKFLDGLKKRFEDIQYGGASTTYRCEEETLGTKYNAFGGYMSEREKRIRALSKPKYKTESRKLGTSGGGISKVVADPRQLRQMILAAAERRMKDNKWCNHNSDITEIEPTNEELDIIEIE
- a CDS encoding thiamin biosynthetic bifunctional enzyme (go_function hydroxyethylthiazole kinase activity; thiamin-phosphate diphosphorylase activity~go_process thiamin biosynthesis); this translates as MATDGQGKSARAPNDNVDYSLYLVTDSTMIPESSTFIKQVQEAVDSGVTLVQLREKSLSTLEFVKRAEEVHSITKKKGIPLIINDRIDVALAIDAEGVHVGQDDMPAELARKLLGPNKILGVTCSNPEEVDVVVKQKVADYVGLGTVYKTNTKKNVSDPEGTGPIGIRKMLRVLGDYNKEADYKIKCVAIGGINHSNADKVLYQCQVTEQKLDGVAVVSCIMASADARKATLDLAKIIASEPAFSITTRLSESNLDSFSKLQPLVHHITNNVVKNFSANVTLSIGASPIMSELAEEFDELVGNAKHIALVLNLGTPSSDMMSVFKQAIQVYNKYGKHIIFDPVACGATKARLECARILLNTGHVSVIKGNVGEIMSVWKLTTFYIAKSVGESNTMRGVDSIFNLSEHILLERARQVASEFKTVVVVTGKKNFTVSPTGIVRSCLGGSPLMGKITGTGCSLGSTIAAFLAAGADGELEQDSTCVFDAATIAVEMYNSAGKQAAVSVSTPGSFSTKFLDHLSRGQDLIPTLFSRP